The DNA window ACGCGGCCCGAGCCACGCGGCGGCTGCACCTTCATCGTCTTGACGAGGCCGGGATTGGCGTCGAGCTCGGCGTCCGTGATCCACTCGAAGGAAACCGGATGGTCGGCCGCGATCTCCGCGTTGATGCGCGCGGTGACCTCCTCCTTGTCGATGCCGCCCTCGGGCATGTCGAAGTCGAGCCGGCCTTCCTCCGCGCCGATCTGGCCGCCGGTCACGGGGAAGGGGAGAACGACGGACAGGAGATGCAGCGCCGTGTGCATGCGCATCAGCTTGTAGCGGTTCGCCCAGTCGACATGCTGCACGATCGTCTCGCCCACCGCCGGCAGCCTTGCGCCCTCGGCGGCAACGAGCCGGACCTCGGTCTTTGCGCCATCGCCATAGATCGCCGTCGTGATGGCGGTCTTGGCGCCATCGGAAAACTCGATCTCGCCGACATCTCCCGGCTGGCCGCCGCCGGTCGCATAGAAGACCGACCGGTCGATCAGGATGCCGGCCTCGTCGACGTCGAGGACCTTCGCCTCGGCGGTCGCAAGATAGGCATCGTCGCGAAAGAGCATCTCGGTCATGGGCAGGGCCTTGCTGCTGGTCATCAGTCCACGGTGACGAAGGGCGGCTGGATCGTGCTCTTGCGCGTCAGGAAGTCCGGAACGGGCAGACCCTTTTCCTTCAGGAAGTCCGGATTGAAGAGCTTGGAGGCGTAGCGGTTGCCGTAGTCGCACAGCACCGTCACGATGGTGTGGCCGGGGCCCATCTCGCGCGCCATCGCCATCGCCCCGGCGATGTTGATCCCCGACGAGCCGCCGAGGCAAAGGCCCTCGTGCTCAAGCAGATCGAAGCAGATGGAAACCGCGTCCTCGTCCGGGATGCGATAGGCGAAGTCGACGGACAGTCCTTCCAGATTGGCCGTGATCCGCCCCTGGCCGATGCCTTCGGTGATCGAGGAGCCTTCGGACTTCAACTCGCCCGTCGTGTAGTAGCTGTAGAGCGCTGCGCCGTAGGGATCGGCAATGCCGATCTTGACGTCGGGCTTGAGGTCGCGCAGCCCCATCGCCACGCCCGCCAGCGTGCCGCCCGAACCGACCGCGCAGATGAAGCCGTCCACCTTGCCGTCAGTCTGGCCATAGATTTCCGGCGCCGTCATCTCGATATGCGCCTGCCGGTTGATCGGGTTGTCGAACTGGTTGGCCCAGATCGCACCATGATCCAGCGTCCTGGCGAGTTCGTCCGCAAGCCGGCCCGACAGCTTCACATAGTTGTTCGGGTTCTTGTAGGGCACCGCCGGGACCTCGACCAATTCGGCGCCGAAGAGCCTGATGGCGTCCTTCTTTTCCTGGCTCTGGGTCTCCGGGATCACGATGACCGCATTGAGGCCGAGAGCCTTGCCGACCATGGCAAGGCCGATGCCGGTGTTGCCCGCCGTGCCTTCGACGACCGTGCCGCCCGGCTCGATGAGACCGCGCTTCATCGCATCGGTGATGATGTAGAGCGCGGCGCGGTCCTTGACCGACTGGCCGGGATTGAGAAACTCCGCCTTGCCGAGGATTTCGCACCCTGTTGCCTCCGAGGCCGCCTTCAGGCGGATGAGCGGCGTGTTGCCGATGGCGTCGAGAACGGTCCCGGTCATTGTCGTGGTTGATCCCTGAAACATGATCGATGAAAAGCCGGCGGGACCGTAATGCCTTTTCGCCGCGCTTTGAAGCCTGGAAGCGCCAAGCGGGTCATCAAAAAATGCGGCGCAGCGGACCTGAGCAAAGCGCCGTGCGGGCAATCGCGTCGCCTGACAAATTTGCCTCGTGTCACCGGGGACGTCGCCGCAGAGGGTGCCGGCTTTCGTGGCCGGCACAATCGCGCCTGTTGTCCGCTGAGGCCTCCGGCCTTCCAGACAGATCGAGGGCAGCCGTCTTCGGCCTTGGGCTCTAGGCGAGGATATCAACGGTGATGTTGACGGGGATGGACAGTTGAGTCGCGCCTACCGATCCAGCGTCCGCATCGGGCGACTGAAGGGCAATGCCTGAAGAGTCGGATTGACTATCGGGCGAGGGCGCGCGGTTTGCTTCGCCGATTTTTTCTTCAAGCTTCGCAATCTCGCGATCGACCGTCTTGCTTTCCTTTTCGGCTTCGGAGGCTTCGGTGTTCTTCTGCTTTTCGCGCAGCCGCCGCGCGGCCTCCTTGAGGATGGCCTTCACTTCGGCGGCG is part of the Hartmannibacter diazotrophicus genome and encodes:
- a CDS encoding cysteine synthase A produces the protein MTGTVLDAIGNTPLIRLKAASEATGCEILGKAEFLNPGQSVKDRAALYIITDAMKRGLIEPGGTVVEGTAGNTGIGLAMVGKALGLNAVIVIPETQSQEKKDAIRLFGAELVEVPAVPYKNPNNYVKLSGRLADELARTLDHGAIWANQFDNPINRQAHIEMTAPEIYGQTDGKVDGFICAVGSGGTLAGVAMGLRDLKPDVKIGIADPYGAALYSYYTTGELKSEGSSITEGIGQGRITANLEGLSVDFAYRIPDEDAVSICFDLLEHEGLCLGGSSGINIAGAMAMAREMGPGHTIVTVLCDYGNRYASKLFNPDFLKEKGLPVPDFLTRKSTIQPPFVTVD
- a CDS encoding alanyl-tRNA editing protein produces the protein MTSSKALPMTEMLFRDDAYLATAEAKVLDVDEAGILIDRSVFYATGGGQPGDVGEIEFSDGAKTAITTAIYGDGAKTEVRLVAAEGARLPAVGETIVQHVDWANRYKLMRMHTALHLLSVVLPFPVTGGQIGAEEGRLDFDMPEGGIDKEEVTARINAEIAADHPVSFEWITDAELDANPGLVKTMKVQPPRGSGRVRLVRIGTDLDLQPCGGTHVKSTSEIGDVHVGKVEKKGKINRRVRLRFGPAPV